The Euwallacea fornicatus isolate EFF26 chromosome 3, ASM4011564v1, whole genome shotgun sequence genome has a segment encoding these proteins:
- the Atg4b gene encoding cysteine protease ATG4C isoform X1, producing MDTQVASSRESRSFFLPKLSSPSSNSSSLLQENSSDIEGKVKTRFLSMWNNVKYELNSVGMKLKPNFSKESPVWLLGMCYRKLETPTELTELGMDVAAFQSQNDIAGNDEEGLEGFKKDFLSKLWLTYRREFPILSGSTYSSDCGWGCMIRSGQMLVAQALVLHFLGREWRYNPDQRETTVYHRKIIKWFGDKPSRNSPLSLHSLVNIGKSLGKKPGDWYGPGLVAHLFRQAIRDASTDNFEFDSLNVCVAQNCTVYIRDIFAECIDQSTNKWKSLILLVPVRLGTEKFNSIYAPCLTTLLSIKECIGIIGGRPKHSLYFIGYQDDKLIHLDPHYCQEVVDVWAADFPLTTFHCRSPRKLPITKIDPSCCIGFYCRTKEDFLTLIETVQPIIVPPNGAGDYPMFMFCDGFSCDAEYLGIDSSSSEFECNNYNSDVDDMESETFELI from the exons atGGATACCCAAGTGGCTTCCTCAAGGGAAAGTAGATCGTTTTTCCTCCCAAAGCTATCCTCTCCATCCTCCAACTCTTCAAGTTTACTTCAAGAGAATTCTAGTGATATAGAAGGAAAAGTTAAAACCAGGTTTTTATCCATGTGGAATAATGTGAAGTATG AACTTAATTCTGTAGGAATGAAGCTAAAACCAAACTTCTCTAAAGAATCTCCAGTGTGGTTGTTAGGAATGTGCTACAGAAAGCTAGAAACACCCACTGAATTAACTGAGCTAGGGATGGATGTTGCTGCATTCCAAAGTCAAAATGAT ATTGCTGGAAATGATGAAGAGGGCTTGGAAGGGTTCAAGAAAGATTTCCTGAGTAAACTTTGGTTGACCTACCGTAGAGAATTTCCTATATTAAGTGGTTCAACCTATAGTAGTGATTGTGGTTGGGGCTGCATGATTAGAAGTGGCCAAATGCTAGTTGCCCAAGCTTTAGTACTTCACTTTTTAGGCAGAG agtgGCGGTATAATCCAGATCAAAGAGAAACTACTGTGTATCATCGCAAAATTATCAAGTGGTTTGGTGATAAACCATCCCGAAATAGCCCACTTTCACTACATAGTTTAGTAAATATAGGTAAAAGTCTTGGCAAAAAACCTGGTGATTGGTATGGGCCTGGATTGGTAGCCCATTTATTCCGTCAAGCTATTAGAGACGCTTCAAcagataattttgaatttgattcTCTCAATGTCTGTGTTGCCCAAAACTGTACAG TGTATATAAGAGATATATTTGCTGAGTGTATCGATCAATCtacaaataaatggaaatccTTAATATTATTGGTACCAGTGAGATTAGgaactgaaaaattcaattcaatcTATGCCCCATGTTTAACGACGCTATTAAGCATAAAAGAATGCATAGGAATTATTGGTGGAAGACCCAAGCATTCCCTTTATTTTATTGGATATCAAG acgATAAATTGATTCATTTAGATCCCCACTATTGTCAAGAGGTGGTGGATGTCTGGGCCGCAGACTTCCCGTTAACAACTTTCCACTGCAGATCGCCAAGGAAACTGCCTATCACCAAAATTGACCCATCGTGTTGTATCGGCTTTTACTGTCGGACTAAAGAGGATTTCTTAACCCTTATTGAGACGGTTCAACCG ATTATTGTTCCACCAAACGGTGCTGGCGATTACCCAATGTTTATGTTCTGCGATGGTTTTAGTTGTGATGCTGAATATTTAGGGATAGATTCTTCATCTTCGGAGTTTGAATGCAATAACTACAATAGCGATGTAGATGACATGGAGTCGGAGACTTTCGAACTTATTTAG
- the Atg4b gene encoding cysteine protease ATG4D isoform X2, which yields MDTQVASSRESRSFFLPKLSSPSSNSSSLLQENSSDIEGKVKTRFLSMWNNVKYGMKLKPNFSKESPVWLLGMCYRKLETPTELTELGMDVAAFQSQNDIAGNDEEGLEGFKKDFLSKLWLTYRREFPILSGSTYSSDCGWGCMIRSGQMLVAQALVLHFLGREWRYNPDQRETTVYHRKIIKWFGDKPSRNSPLSLHSLVNIGKSLGKKPGDWYGPGLVAHLFRQAIRDASTDNFEFDSLNVCVAQNCTVYIRDIFAECIDQSTNKWKSLILLVPVRLGTEKFNSIYAPCLTTLLSIKECIGIIGGRPKHSLYFIGYQDDKLIHLDPHYCQEVVDVWAADFPLTTFHCRSPRKLPITKIDPSCCIGFYCRTKEDFLTLIETVQPIIVPPNGAGDYPMFMFCDGFSCDAEYLGIDSSSSEFECNNYNSDVDDMESETFELI from the exons atGGATACCCAAGTGGCTTCCTCAAGGGAAAGTAGATCGTTTTTCCTCCCAAAGCTATCCTCTCCATCCTCCAACTCTTCAAGTTTACTTCAAGAGAATTCTAGTGATATAGAAGGAAAAGTTAAAACCAGGTTTTTATCCATGTGGAATAATGTGAAGTATG GAATGAAGCTAAAACCAAACTTCTCTAAAGAATCTCCAGTGTGGTTGTTAGGAATGTGCTACAGAAAGCTAGAAACACCCACTGAATTAACTGAGCTAGGGATGGATGTTGCTGCATTCCAAAGTCAAAATGAT ATTGCTGGAAATGATGAAGAGGGCTTGGAAGGGTTCAAGAAAGATTTCCTGAGTAAACTTTGGTTGACCTACCGTAGAGAATTTCCTATATTAAGTGGTTCAACCTATAGTAGTGATTGTGGTTGGGGCTGCATGATTAGAAGTGGCCAAATGCTAGTTGCCCAAGCTTTAGTACTTCACTTTTTAGGCAGAG agtgGCGGTATAATCCAGATCAAAGAGAAACTACTGTGTATCATCGCAAAATTATCAAGTGGTTTGGTGATAAACCATCCCGAAATAGCCCACTTTCACTACATAGTTTAGTAAATATAGGTAAAAGTCTTGGCAAAAAACCTGGTGATTGGTATGGGCCTGGATTGGTAGCCCATTTATTCCGTCAAGCTATTAGAGACGCTTCAAcagataattttgaatttgattcTCTCAATGTCTGTGTTGCCCAAAACTGTACAG TGTATATAAGAGATATATTTGCTGAGTGTATCGATCAATCtacaaataaatggaaatccTTAATATTATTGGTACCAGTGAGATTAGgaactgaaaaattcaattcaatcTATGCCCCATGTTTAACGACGCTATTAAGCATAAAAGAATGCATAGGAATTATTGGTGGAAGACCCAAGCATTCCCTTTATTTTATTGGATATCAAG acgATAAATTGATTCATTTAGATCCCCACTATTGTCAAGAGGTGGTGGATGTCTGGGCCGCAGACTTCCCGTTAACAACTTTCCACTGCAGATCGCCAAGGAAACTGCCTATCACCAAAATTGACCCATCGTGTTGTATCGGCTTTTACTGTCGGACTAAAGAGGATTTCTTAACCCTTATTGAGACGGTTCAACCG ATTATTGTTCCACCAAACGGTGCTGGCGATTACCCAATGTTTATGTTCTGCGATGGTTTTAGTTGTGATGCTGAATATTTAGGGATAGATTCTTCATCTTCGGAGTTTGAATGCAATAACTACAATAGCGATGTAGATGACATGGAGTCGGAGACTTTCGAACTTATTTAG